AGTCGATGGTCACGTAAGCGGGAACGGCCCAGCCCAGCTTGGCGCCGCCGGAGATCGTGGACACCTTTTCGACCTTGTCCTGAACCTTGGCATAGTAATCGCCGTGGGTCACCGGCAGCCAGGCCGTGACCATGGCGTCCACGTCACCCGTGCCCAGGGCCTGCCACATGGCCGCGGCGGCCACGGGCAGGGTCTCGACCTCGTAGCCCATTTCTTCCAGGGCGGCCTTGGCGGTCATGGTGCTGGCCGTGGCGCAATCCCATTCCACATAGGCCAGACGGACCTTGCCCTTGCCGGCAAAAGCCGTCTGGGCCGCGAACATCAGGCACAAAAGCGCGATCAACAGTTTTTTCATGAAGTTCTCCTTATTTTTTTTGTTTGGGAGTGCCCAGTTTCTGGAGCACCCGATCCAGGATCATGGCCACGATGACGATGGCGATGCCGGCCTCGAACCCACGCCCCATCTGCAGGCGCTGGATGGCTTTCCAGACCTCGCCGCCCAGGCCCTTGGCGCCGATCATGGAGGCAATGACGACCATGGACAGGGCCAGCATCACGGTCTGGTTGACGCCGGCCATGATGGTCGGCGCGGCCAGGGGCAGATCCAGCTTGAACAGACGTTGCATGCGCGTCGCGCCGAAAGCCGTGGAGCATTCGACCAGCTCGGGTGGAATTTGCCGGATGCCCAGGCAGGTGAAACGAATGGCCGGCGGCATGGAAAAGATCACGGTCGAGAAGATGGCCGCGGTCTTGCCCAGGCCGAAAAAGGGAATGGCCGGAATGAGGTAAACAAAGGCCGGCATGGTCTGCATGACATCGAGCACGGGCATGACCGTTTTGTACATGCCGCTGCTGATGGCCGCGCAGATGCCCAGGGGCACGCCGATGAGGATGGCGCACAAGGTCGCGACAACGACCAGGGCGATGGTGCTGATCGTGGCCGACCACAGGCCCATGTTCCAGATCAGGGCCAGACCCAGGGCGCTGCCCAGGCAGAGTTTGCGGTCCTTGGTCGTCAGCCAGATTCCCAGGATCGCCAGGGCGATGAAGCCGGGAATCGGAATGGTCAGCAGGCCTTGTTCCATGGCGCCGAGGACGGTTTCGACCACGTCGGCGCTGGCCTTGGTGATGAAGGACAGGTGCGTGACCAGAAAATCAATGCCGGTCTCGATGCCTTCGCCCACGGGAATTCTGAAGGTGCTCATGCCGCGCCTCCCCGTTCGGCCAGGGCCGCGACCAGGGTGCCACGGACGATGACGCCCTTGAATCTGTTGTTTTCATCGGCCACGGCCAGCGGATAGGGCAGGTCGGCCATGATGGCGAACAGGTCCTGGGCCGGGGTGGACGGGGACACCGTCTTGATGTCCGTGCACACGGCCTCGGCCAGCTGGTCGCGCCCCCTGGCGGCCAGGGCGGCGGCCGCGTCGGCCGAGACAATGCCGACCAATTGGTTGTTGTGATCGACCACGAAGAGGTGGGCGATGTTGTGGGTGCGCATTTTGCGCAAGGCGGCGCGCGGGCCGTCGGTGCGCAGATGGGCAACGGCCTCGCTGCGTTTCATGACCGACTCGGCGGTCAGGACCTTGGTGATGTCCACGTCCTGGACAAACCGGGCCACGTAGTCCGTGGCCGGAGCGGTCAGAATCTGCTCGGGCGTGCCGATTTGGACAATGGCCCCGTCCTTCATCAGGATGATGCGGTCGCCCAGTTTCAGGGCTTCGTCCAGGTCATGGGAAATAAAGACAATGGTTTTGTGCATCTTGTCCTGAAGATTGATCAGCTCGTCCTGCATGTCGCGGCGGATGAGCGGGTCCAGGGCGCTGAAGGCCTCGTCCATGAGCAGGATGTCCGGGGACAGGGCCAGGGCCCGGGCCAAGCCGACACGCTGCTGCATGCCTCCGGACAGTTCGCGGGGATAGGAGGCGGCCCAGGCGTCGAGTCCGACCAGGGCCAGGGCCTCCTCGGCCTTTTGCAAACGCTCGGCCTTGGGCATGCCCTGTATTTCCAGACCCATGGCCGCGTTTTCCAGAACAGTGCGATGGGGGAAGAGGGCGAAATTTTGAAAAACCATGCCCATTTTGCGTT
This genomic stretch from Deltaproteobacteria bacterium harbors:
- a CDS encoding proline/glycine betaine ABC transporter permease, which gives rise to MSTFRIPVGEGIETGIDFLVTHLSFITKASADVVETVLGAMEQGLLTIPIPGFIALAILGIWLTTKDRKLCLGSALGLALIWNMGLWSATISTIALVVVATLCAILIGVPLGICAAISSGMYKTVMPVLDVMQTMPAFVYLIPAIPFFGLGKTAAIFSTVIFSMPPAIRFTCLGIRQIPPELVECSTAFGATRMQRLFKLDLPLAAPTIMAGVNQTVMLALSMVVIASMIGAKGLGGEVWKAIQRLQMGRGFEAGIAIVIVAMILDRVLQKLGTPKQKK
- a CDS encoding glycine betaine/L-proline ABC transporter ATP-binding protein, whose translation is MAKIYVKGLYKIFGPNPTKAMDMLAKGRSKEEIMASIRHGVGVNNASFDVREGEIVVIMGLSGSGKSTLVRCLNRLITPTAGSILVDDQDVMAMDDAALRQLRQRKMGMVFQNFALFPHRTVLENAAMGLEIQGMPKAERLQKAEEALALVGLDAWAASYPRELSGGMQQRVGLARALALSPDILLMDEAFSALDPLIRRDMQDELINLQDKMHKTIVFISHDLDEALKLGDRIILMKDGAIVQIGTPEQILTAPATDYVARFVQDVDITKVLTAESVMKRSEAVAHLRTDGPRAALRKMRTHNIAHLFVVDHNNQLVGIVSADAAAALAARGRDQLAEAVCTDIKTVSPSTPAQDLFAIMADLPYPLAVADENNRFKGVIVRGTLVAALAERGGAA